AGCTCGCCCAGTCATTGATCCGTGATTTCGGTGTCACGACGGTGGTCGTGGAACACAGCCGGGGATTTGTGCCGGTGGGGCAGTGCTCTTTTCGGCTTGTGGTGAGCGGGTGCCATCGACAGGAGGTATTTCGTGCCAGCCAGTGGTTTATCGATCGGCTTAAGGAAGATGTTCCCATTTGGAAAAAACCTGTCCCAGAAGACACGACGGCCGATGAGGCAGGTTGAGGGGACATTGTTCATCGCGCAGGGAAGTGATCTCCCGTTTCTGATCTGAAGAAAATCAGATTTTGGGTACCGACATCGAGGCGAATGAAAGACGACCTATGAGCACCAACAGGGAACGAACAGACACAGCGAGTCCGGGGGAGACGGTAGCGCGGTGGGCCGATTCACTTTCTCCCGTCGAGGCTGAAGAAGTGGAACTTTCTGAGGCAGTGGGACGTGTGCTGGCGGTGCCGCTGGTCGCCGATCGCGATAGCCCGCCGCTCGATGTCAGCGCCATGGACGGTTATGCCGTACGTTGGGAGGACCTGCAGAATCGTCCGGCTGTGTTGCCGGTGATCGGCGAGGCGCGGATCGGTCAGCCCCCGTTAGAGCTTGCGCCGCACTCCGCGATTCGAATCGTGACCGGCGCGCCCGTCCCCAAAGGAGCGGATACGGTGCTTCGTCGCGAGTGGGTCCGGGAACACGGGACGCACATTGAGGTTCCCGCCGAACTGGGCGTTTCGCGGGGACAGGACATCCGGTTTCAGGGAGAGAACATCTCCGCTGGGCAAACCGTGGTCCCGGAAGGAACGCTCGTGACGGCACCCATTCTGGGGGCGTGCGCGGGCTTCGGGCACAGCCGGGTGCGGGTGTTTCGGCGGGTCAGAGTGGCCCTCTTGGTCACCGGGAATGAGCTGGTGGCCGTCGATGACACAGTCCAACCGTGGCAGCTTCACGACAGCAATTCGTGGTCGCTGCGGGGATTGCTGAGCATGGTGCCTTTCCTGGAATTGCGGCTGCTCCAGCATATCCCGGACGATTTGGACCAAATGGTCGCGGCCCTGACGGGAGCCCTCGATCAGGTGGATTTGGTGTTGATGACGGGCGGCGTTTCGATGGGAGATACGGACTTCGTTCGGCCCGCGCTGGAAAAAATTGGCGCGACGATTGTCTTCCACAAGTTGCCCATCCGTCCCGGAAAACCTCTCCTGGGGGCGATGTGCCACGACAGGCCGGTGATGGGGCTTCCCGGCAACCCCGTCTCCGTTTTGGTCACCGCCTGTCGCTTCGCCGGCATGGTGCTGCGACGTTTGGGTGGGATTTCCCGCTGGCAGCCGCGTCCCACCCTGGTGGAGGTGAATGATCCCGAGGTGAGCAACCCCACGCTGTGGCTGTATCGGCCGGTACGCCTTGTGGAACAGGCCGTCGCGGAATTCCTGCCGACGCGGGGCTCGGGAGACCTTGTGTCTGCTGCCAGGTCTGATGGCTTTGTGGAAATTCCGCCGAATACGGTAGGAACAGGTCTTCGCCATTATTTTCCCTGGAGCCTGCTATGACCGGTGACTCGTCGGTTCAGAGAGAGAATCTTGAATCGCAGAAGAGGCCAAGCCACTGGGCGGACGGCCGGGCGAACATGGTCAACGTGAGCCACAAGCCCGAGTCCCTTCGTCGCGCCTTGGCTGAGGCCCGCGTCCGTGTTTCGCCGGAGCTTGCCGCAATCATTCAGTCGCAGTCGCTGTTCAAGGGCGACCTGTTCACCGTCGCGTCGCTCGCTGGGATTCAAGCCGCCAAACGTACCGGCGAATTGATCCCGCTCTGTCACAACCTCCCCCTGGACTGGGTCGATGTCCGGGTGGAACTTCGGGACCTGACTGTGGTCATCGAAGCAGAAGTCCACACGACGGGTCGCACGGGAGTGGAAATGGAGGCGCTCACGGCCGCCGCGGTGGCGGCCCTCGCCGTCATTGACATGGGCAAGAGTGTGGACCGGGGAATGGTCATCGAATCCGTGCGGCTTCTGGAAAAGAGTGGGGGCCAGCACGGGGACTACCGGGCACCCGATCGACGGGAAGAAGACGCAAAATGATCACGCCGTTTCGCGTTGCCGTCCTCACCTGCAGTGATCGTTGTTCTCGGGGTGAAAGCGAGGATCGCAGCGGTCCCGCCCTGGTGCAGTTTGTTCGAGAGAAGTGGTCGGCGGAAGTCCTCGCGGCGGCCTGTCTCCCGGATGACGCTGATCTGATCTGCCGACAGATTTTAACCTGGGCCGAAGGCGCACCACCCCCGGACCTCATTCTGACCACGGGGGGAACCGGCCTTGGGCCGCGGGATGTCACACCTGAAGCGACTCGCCGCATCCTGGATCGTCCCTGGCCGGCCATCCTGGAACTTGCCCGACTGCGCTGCCTTCCGCAAACGCCTCTGGCCTATTTATCGCGGGGGGAGGCCGGTGTGGTCCGACGATCTCTGGTGATTAACCTTCCCGGTTCTCCCCGGGGCGCGCTCGAGACCCTTGCCGCCATTGCCGATGTTATTCCCCATGCCATTGCCATGCTTCACGGTGAAGGGCATGAACAACGCGCCCACGGCGATCCTCGGTAAGTTTCACGAAGGTACGGCCGGATTGTGAATATTTATGGTCGATCGAATTCCCGTCTATATTCTGGCCGGTGGTAAGAGCAGGCGATTCGGCAGTGATAAAGCCCTGGCGACTCTCGCTGGTGAGCCTCTCCTGGTTCGGCTGGCGCGAATGGTGACACCGTTTGCAACTTCAGTGACCGTGGTGGCTGACAGGCCGGGCAAGTATTCCTCGCTGGGACTGCGGACGATCGGGGATCTATCTCCCGGTCAAGGGCCGTTGGGCGGTCTGATCACCGCCCTGGATGATCTCCGCGAACCCTGGATGCTTCTGTTGTCGTGCGACCTGGTGCTTGTGAAGGCCTCGTGGATTGACCGACTGATGAGCGCGCGTCGCGCCAACTCGCTTGCCGTGGCTTTTCACCACGACGTATGGGAGCCGCTCTGCGCACTTTATTCCCGGGATATTCGTCCTCGTGTGCAGGAGGCAATAACGGCCGGGCGTTGGAGTCTTCAAGAACTCCTCGCGGCGGTGCCCGCGGTGTCGGTGGCCCTTCCGCCAGATTGGCCGCCGATCGTGCAAATCAACACGCCGGACGATTTCCGCCGCGCTGAAGAGTGGTTGAAGATGGCGCGCCAACCGGAAGCGTGAGTCTCGGGCAGTCTTTGTGTTTTATCTATCTTGCCTTGTTCCCCGTCCCCGCCGTCTCGCTCGTTCCCACGTTCTTTCTAAAGGGGACGCGGACCCCACCATGGGTTCGGGAGATTCAACCCGGCGGGACCTGCTCATCAGGTCCACTTTCGGAGGGACCCGCTTGTCGGGTCCGATGAACACCGACTGATGACCCATTCCCCTTCACCGGGCACGACAAGCGTGCCCCTCCGAGAAAATCCCGGAGGGACCTGCTTGTCAGGTCCGATGAACACCGATCATTGATCCATTCCCCGGTCACCGGGCACGACAGGCGTGCCCCTCCGAAAAAATTCCGGAGGGACCTGCTTGTCAGGTCCGCATGTTAACCTTGGATGATCGCCCCCAATTCACTCGCATTCTGGTAGAGGCAAATCATGTACGGGCAATTCATGAATTGCCCCTACAACGCATTGTGCCGTTACACGTAGCTGCTCTTTAAAAAGTGGGGAGGCGTCAGCCCTGCAGTGGGTTGAGAAAAACGACAGAGCAGCTCGCCGCATATCCCGCTCTTCATATCCTTCATATCGTTCGGCATTGAGACTACTACGAGACTGTTATTAGCAACATAGTCACATTTAATTTCCCTGCCGGTATCTATGAAATTTTTTGTTATGGACATCGCGACCACAGCGTAAAAGACGGATGGAAAACAACAAGTTCCCACGAAGAGTCGCAAGAACGTGGAGTCGCGTATGACACTCGGCCATCTCACAAACCGTTTCGTGCGTTTGGGGCTGCTTGTCGCTGTTTTGATCGGGGCAATCCATCAGAAGGCCAACGCGCAGGCTGTCGCAGTGGCCCCATCGGTGGAAGTCACGTCACCGCTCGATTTGGATCTGCCGGCTGTCATCCACAACATTCCTTCTCTCACCGATCGCCGTGAAGACTGGATCCGTGCCACTTTGGAACAACGCAACCCCATTGCAGAAGAGATCGGCGAAGAAGGTGCTCGCGCCTATGCGAAAAGCAGGGGTTATGAGCCGATTTTCGATGGCGTCGGACGAACCATCCCTCAAGGTCTGGACCAGGTCTATCGTGATCCCAGGACGGGTGAAATCGTGGTCATCGAGGCCAAAGGCGGGACGTCTCCGTTGGGTCGGGCATATGGCTATGAGCAGGGCACCGGTCAATGGGCTGTCAAGTCGGCCGAGCGAATGGCCATCAATCCCAAAGCATCAGCGGTTGAGCGGAAGGCCGCGGAAGAGGTACTCAAGGCAGGTTTGAATAATAACCTTCGCGTTGAGGTGGTCCGCACCGAGCACGTGCTGGGCCGACCTGGTCGGGTGATCCTGGAGTCCGTGCACAGGAACTCGGAATGTGCTGAAGAGGTCCGTGCGCTGGCACAGGCGGCCATGGAGCGTTTGCGCCTGACAGGACCCACGGTTGAGGAACTTCCGCGGCGGACAATGGTTTCTCGTGAGAACTCAGAAAAAGTGGGCAGTGTCGCCCGGGGCATGGAAACGCTGACCAAGGCGCTCCCGGAGGCCGGTGAAGAGATTAAGCAGGCTGGTCGCGTGGGGCGAGGTGCGGTGGCGGCTGAGGAAGGGGCCCTGCAAGCGACACGCGGAACTGCCCGGGCAGCGGAAGCCGTGGAAGTGGCGGCGACGGCCTCCAAGGCAGAACGTGCGATGACGGGCCTGGGAAAGGCGGCCAAGGTGGCGGGGCCTGTGGCGGTGGCGGTGGACGTGGGAGTCAGGATTTACCGTTCGCACGAAGTGGAAGAAGCCTATCAGAAGGGCGAAATCACCCGAGAGCAACGCAACCTGGAGCACGCCAAAAATGTGACAGGTTGCGTGGGCGGCTGGGCTGGTGCGTTGGCCGGTGCCGAAGCAGGAGGGAGCATTGGGGCCGCTATCGGCACGGCAATCTGCCCCGGAGTGGGAACCGTCATCGGTGGTGCAGTCGGCGGAATCGCCGGGGCCATCGGGGGTTACTGGGCTGGTGAAAAGGCGGCCGAGGCCGGTACGGAAGCGGTCCTTGGCTCTTCAACAACCTCACGTTAAGGATCATACATGCCATGGAACCAAATGGGATTGACTTGCTTTTTGCTCTGCTTTGGGTCGCCGTGATCTTTTTCAGCAACGATGTTTTGGGACTTCTCGTTGGTTGTATCTTTCTCTACTTTCTGGAATGGGTGACACGGCGCTGACTCATCCCCACACTTTTTATACCGACGCGGACCTCCACATCGGTTCGGGTAGGAGCGAGATTCAACCCGGAGGGACCTGCTTGTCGGGTCCGATGAACACCGACTGATGACCCATTCCCCTTCACCGGGCACGACAGGCGTGCCCCTCCGATCCGGCGGTACGGCCAATTCATGACTTGCCCCTACAACACTGTGCCGTGGCACGTCGCCGGTCTTTGCAAAAAAGTGGGGAGGGGGCAGGCTACCGCGTACTTGACGAGGTCTTTGCGAACGTTATATTGAAGGCGGCACTTTTCAGGATGGCCACACTCGGCGGTAAAACTGCCCATTGAAATATGATTCATGCGAAGGATCATTTGCACCAAGGGGACGTCTATTTTGACCAACAGAAGCGGGCAGCCGGATTTGTCCGCGGGAATAAACTGTCTATCGCCCTGCGGTACTCATCTCATGCAGAGTATGAGCAGGACTCGCCAAGCCGCACGGTGGCAGAGTTCGACGAGAGGTTGCGGGAATTCTTTCCCTGGACGCCTCCCACTAAAAAATCCACACCAAATATGAAGATGCCAGACGAATGGGAGGAATTAACGGCTATCAATGCGGACCTGCCCAAGCGTGTCGCTGCCCTTGAAGAAATTATTCGTCAGTATGAGCAGCAGGAAGCCGAGACGTTATTACAAATGCAGTATTTGCAGGACCAAGTAGCGGAATTAACGAGACACATCGAGCAGTGGCATGTAAAAGCAGAAGATTTAATCCGAGAACAAAAGTACTGGAAACGAATAATCGCAGCCTCCAGCAGGAAATGGAAAAGCTGGGGCAGGCATTCGCGGAAGCCAAACGGCGCTGGTGGCGAAAGCTCTTAGGCCTGCCTGCTTGTTAGCCACAGGCATTAAGACTCGTAATAAATAAAAGAGCAGCGTTGATCACAGTCGTGCATGGATGAATCAGTTATAGAAAGGATCTTTTATGCCGGGATTATGGATTCTCAATTTCAGTCACCCTTTGACACCGGAACAGAAGAAGCAAATTCGTGCGCTCACGGGTCAGCGGATCAGCAAGGTGATTGATCTGAAATGTCAGTTCGATCCACAGCAGCCGTTTGTTGACCAGATGCGCGCGTTGCTGGACCAAATTGAACTCACGTATGAACAATGGCAAACCTTGCCCATCGTGGTGAATCCGCCCTCTTTCGCTCCCATCGCCTGCCTGTTTCTGGCGGAGCTGCATGGAAGGGTGGGGCATTTTCCGGCCATCATGCGTCTGCGCCCCACGAGCGACGTTCCGCCCCAGTTTGAAGTGGCGGAAATCATCAACCTGCAACAGGTGCGCGATCAGGCCAGGGAACGACGCATGAAAGAGACCGCCAGTTGAGTGGCGACGGCTTGACATGATGGAGTCAATATGCCAGAATCACTGGCCAAACGAAGGGAAACATCTGCGGGGTAACAGGAATGACTCATCGACCATCGGCGGGCAGTCGTTTTCGAGGGCAGGTTCTTGAACGAGCCTGGGCTTTCCGTGCCGCTAAGCGAGGATAACACCATGGATGATCGTGCGTTCATTGTTTTTTCCGTCGGGCCGGTCCAGTCCTTCATTTCTGCCGCGCGGACACTGCGGGATCTGTGGACCGGCAGTTTCCTGCTGGCCTGGCTAACCCGTAAGGCCATGGAACCGATCTATTCAAAACACGGGGCGGCGGCTTTTATCGAGCCCGATATGAGCCGCGATCCCATGTCCCCGCAGAACCTGCGCAAGGAGCTTCGCTCCCCCTGCTTGCCGAACCGGTTCCTCGCTGAGGTTCCGGCCAACGAGGCAGAGGCGCTCGCTCAGGCCTGCCGGGATGCTTTCGATAATGCGTGGCAAACTATTGCGGACAATGTGCGCCAGGCATTGCAGACGGAAATCGCCAAACTGAAGGGCGACGGAGCCGTGGAATGGGAGAGTTCAGTCGAGCGTTTGTGGAATGCCCAGGTTGACTCGTTCTTCGACGTGCGGGTGAGCGTTGTGCCCCGGGGAGCGATTCCAGGCGACGCGGTCAGGTCATTGCTCGGTGAGCGGGGAGAGTCAGGAGGCACCTGGGCCCACGCGTCAGCAGAAGACAGGCTGTGGACGGACCAGGCGGAACTGGCCGCCCGCGTCCACGCCACGCACAAGGTGATCAGAAAGGTCACCCGATATTCGCCGACACCGGACGCCCAGGGGATGTATCCCGGCAAGTGCTCTCTGCTCGGAACTTACGAATATCTGGGACCTGCCGAGCTGACAAAGGCCGCCGCGTTCTGGCAGGTTCTCAGCGGCAAGAACGGGGTGAGTATTGGCGGGGTACGAATCCGCCCGGGCGAACGCCTCTGTGCGGTGAGCTTTGTCAAACGGTTTGCCTGGCCGGCCTATTTTGTGAACGAACTCGCGGTTGATCCCCGAAAGATGCGGTTGGAAGACCTGGCAACCGTCGCCGCTGCCGAATGGCTCAGCCACGAGCCGGAGCTTTCTCCCCAAACAGTCCGGGACCAGCATGGCGTTTGGAGTGGCGAATGGCTCCACTGGGAGCGCCCCGAGCAGGATGAGGAGGAAGGGGCCTGTCCTCCGGATGTCTGGAAGCAGATTAAAAAGAAACGGGATAACCAGGGCAAGGCACCGGCCTATTATGCCGTGCTGATGATGGATGGCGACCGCATGGGCAAGCATCTTCGGGCAAAGCCCGGCCGCGAGCATCCCCGAACCATCAGTAAGGCCCTGATGACGTTTGCACTCAATCACGCTCCGAAAATTGTGGAAGACAATCACGGCGTTCTTGTGTACTGCGGTGGGGACGATGTGCTGGCGCTGCTTCCCACAACGAAGGTGATCTCCTGCGCCAGGGAACTCAACAAGGCCTTTCGGGAAGTGTGGGCTCGCGAGGTCCTAAAAGGACAGCCAGGAGACACCGCCACGCTCAGTGCCGGCATCGCCGTCGTCCACTACAAGGAAGACCTCCGCTTTGCCCTGGAAACTGCAAGGCAGGCTGAAAAGCATGCCAAAAACAACGGTCGGGATTTGGTCGCCATCACCGTCTGTCGCCGGTCGGGTGAACACACCGTAGCGCTTTGTCCCTGGCCCTTTCTGGACATCCTTCAGGGGTGGATCTCCGCCTTCACACCCAGCCAAGAGAGTCCGGCGGGGGCATCCGACCGCTGGGCACGCCATCTGTACCGTGACCTGCCTGTTTTGAAGGGGCTTCCCGTCGATGCGATGAAGGCCGAGATCCGTCGGCAGGTGGATCGCGCCGAAGAGTCGACGCGAAAGCGACTGTCACCCGAGGCACCCAAAAAGGCGGGGGCCAAAATCGTGGAACAACTGGAGCTTTTCGGCAGTTTGTGGGACCAGCGCTCACGGTCGCTTCCAAAAGCGGGGGCCACACCGGGCGCATCCGCCGGCCGAAATGGTCAACTTCTGGAAAACTTCCTCACCTTGTGCCAGACGGCATCGTTTTTGGCGAGAAGGAGGGATGAATGAGTCGGCAACTCAAACATTTGGGGGCCCTGCTCGAGCCGCTGGACGTCCTCTTTTTCCGTGATGGTCGCCCATTTGCAGCGGCGACGCGTGGCTCCTCGGGCTTGCCTACCCCTCAAACCACGGCGGGGGCCATCTGGGCGAGTCTCCTTCGGGCCATGGGCTGCAATTTCGACAAAATACGTGATGTTTACATTCGCGCAGCCGAAAATCATCGCCTGGAAGAAAGCGACTATCAGGCGGTGTGGCGCCAGGGCCTCCAGGAAGCCGGAGCACCTGAGTGGTTCTTTTCCATGACCATTCGGGGTCCGTGGTTGGTCAGGAGGCGTGGCGGGGATAGGAAAGACCCTTCGGACGATAAGCCCGATCCTGCGCACTGGGAACTCCTGTTTCCCATGCCGGCCACTGTGTTCTCGTTCAAAAAGAGTGAGCTGGCAGAACGGCCGGAAATCTGGTTGGGGCAACCGCTTTCCCGGAATCAGACCCTGCCCGGCTGGAAGCCTCCTCGGGCCGGCATGCGGCCGATCTGGGTGAGCACTCGAGAAGATGTGGAGACCTGCAAGGGGTTTCTCACCGCGGCCGGGATGCAGAAGTTTCTTCAGAGCAAACCGTCCCAGAACTTCAACAAAGAGGACTTCGTCTCGGAGAGCGAGTTGTTCGGTCACGACAATCGCACCGGAATTGGAATCAATCCTCAGCGACTCACTTCCGAGGAACACCAGATCTACGCGGCGAGCTTCCTCGCTTTGAAACAGGAGGTGGCCTTTTACGTGGAGCTGCATCTGCCGCCCGAGGGCGAATCGGTGTGGAAATCGGTGAGTTTTCTCCGCTGGGGCGGGGAAGGCAAACAGGTGGCGGTCAAGCATTTCGACAAACCGCTCGAATTTCCCAGGGCCGTTCCTCAAAACGGGCAAAAACCCCTGCTCGTGCTGACGACACCTGGAATCTTCGAGGACGGATGGTATCCCCGGTGCCTGGCGGGGGAACTGGTGGCGGCCGCTGTGCCGGGTGAGGTGGCCGTCTCCGGCTGGGACCTCGTGCGCCGGGGACCCAAGCCCACACGTTTTGCCGCCTCGGCCGGTTCCGTGTATTTCCTCGAACGCCTTCCGGAAACACTTTCGGATCCGTTGTCTGATAAGCCTTTGGACCAGCAACAGGGTTGGGGCTGCTTTTTACAAGGAGTTTGGAACGATGTCTGACGCGACAAAAACCACCACACAGGGCGCACTGTTGTTCATCCATGCCCAGACGGCGTTGCATCCCGGCTCGGGAACGGCCCTGGGTACTGTCGATCTTCCCGTCCAACGGGAACGGCACACCGGCTGGCCGAACATCGCGGGCTCAGCCCTCAAGGGTGTCCTCCGCGATGCCTGCCGTGAGAAGATTCATCAGGCCACCGGGCAGCCACGCAAGGTGGTCAACGAGGAACATCCGGACATCGTCACCATCTTTGGACCGGGCAAAGTGGACGAGAGCAGCGCCCACGCAGGCGCCCTCACCGTCAGCGATGCCCGCATTCTCGCCTATCCCGTGCGTTCGCTCCGTGGGGTGTTTGCCTGGGTGACGTGCCGCGGCGTTCTGGAGCGTTTGTGCCGCGACCTGGCCCTGATCGGCATGCCGCTTCCGTCGCTTCCCACAACCTGGCCGGCCGAACACAAGGCCCTCGTTCCCACGAACTCACCGCTCATGGTGGGGCAGTCGAATCAGGCGACTGTGGTCCTCGAGGAGTTTGATTACAAAGTGATTGGCCCAAGCGACGGCGTGGCCGAATGGCTGGCGAATCATGCGGTGGCTGACAAGTTTGCCCAAGAGCGTATGAAGAGCCACCTTGTCGTGCTCTCTGACGATGATTTCACCCATTTTGTCCGTAACGCCACGGAGATCGTTGCCCGAATCGCCCTCGATTACGAACGGAAAACGGTTAAGGAGGGCGCCCTGTTTTATCAGGAATTTCTCCCGGCCGAGACCCTCATGTACTCTGTGCTGCTGGCCAATTCCAGCCGGAACGAAAGAGCTTCCATGGATGCTGCGGAGGTGCTCGGCAAAGTTCGGCAGTGCCTGGAAGATGTCCGCGTGTTGCAGATCGGGGGTGACGAAACCACGGGAAAAGGCCTCTGTGCGGTGCATGTTCTGCAGCAGTGAACCGCTTCACTTATCAGTCAGGCCTATGGAACAAAAAAAGGAGTCAGGGGATATGGCGAACGCAACAAAACCCGAGAAAAAAACGCTCGATCAACGTCGGGCAGAACATGCATGGCAGGCCGTTCAGGCGGTGAATCCGAATAAAAAAGATCAAGAGGCGAAAAAGAAGTTTGAAGAGTTTTGTAGGCAGGCCAAAAAGTTGCCGGTGCGGATCATTGCCTCCGGATTGGGACAGGCCCTGGCGTTTTTGAAAGCAAAAAACTACGCGCCGAAGCTGCTCGTGGCCCTGGGAGATTGGGTGCTCGATAAACGCATCAACCCGGATAGCAAGAAACCAGAACCAGACGACATGGCCCTCTTGAAAGCCGTTGTCGAAGGTGATGCCGAGTTCCTCCGTTGGGCCACCGACGAAGTCCTGGCCTATCTCCAGTGGTTAGTCCGATTCGCGGATGCAGAAGGATCCGAGGGCAGCGCAACGACCGACTGAGGAGAAAATCCTATGGCGATGATCGTTCCCCTCCCCAAATCTGTTCGAGACCTGGTGCGTGAGAACACCCACCTGGGGTTACAGCTCGACAAATACGTCCAGTCATGGAATGAGGAGCTGTTCTCAAAACCTGGGGACGACACCGGGAAGCTCTCGGAGCGGGTCCAAAAGCCTACCGTTGAACTGATCGCCCGCAAGTCCAGAACCGAGCCACCGGGATTAAACTACGCTGGTTTATTCGCGCGGTGGCAGGCCGTCGCGGCGGCGAGGGGAGCAATGACCTTCAAAGCTAAAACCGTCGGGCCGTTGACACTCCATCTCGCCCGGGCATCGGCGCTCGAAAACGCCGGCATTTGTTTGCATCCGATTTATGGGTTTGTCTACTTACCAGGAACCGGCCTCAAAGGAATGGCCCGCGCGTTTGCCGAAACGGTCTGGCTGCCCACGCAAACCGATCAGAAAAAGGCGTGGCAACAG
This is a stretch of genomic DNA from Thermogutta terrifontis. It encodes these proteins:
- the csx15 gene encoding CRISPR-associated protein Csx15 produces the protein MPGLWILNFSHPLTPEQKKQIRALTGQRISKVIDLKCQFDPQQPFVDQMRALLDQIELTYEQWQTLPIVVNPPSFAPIACLFLAELHGRVGHFPAIMRLRPTSDVPPQFEVAEIINLQQVRDQARERRMKETAS
- the cas10 gene encoding type III-B CRISPR-associated protein Cas10/Cmr2, with the translated sequence MDDRAFIVFSVGPVQSFISAARTLRDLWTGSFLLAWLTRKAMEPIYSKHGAAAFIEPDMSRDPMSPQNLRKELRSPCLPNRFLAEVPANEAEALAQACRDAFDNAWQTIADNVRQALQTEIAKLKGDGAVEWESSVERLWNAQVDSFFDVRVSVVPRGAIPGDAVRSLLGERGESGGTWAHASAEDRLWTDQAELAARVHATHKVIRKVTRYSPTPDAQGMYPGKCSLLGTYEYLGPAELTKAAAFWQVLSGKNGVSIGGVRIRPGERLCAVSFVKRFAWPAYFVNELAVDPRKMRLEDLATVAAAEWLSHEPELSPQTVRDQHGVWSGEWLHWERPEQDEEEGACPPDVWKQIKKKRDNQGKAPAYYAVLMMDGDRMGKHLRAKPGREHPRTISKALMTFALNHAPKIVEDNHGVLVYCGGDDVLALLPTTKVISCARELNKAFREVWAREVLKGQPGDTATLSAGIAVVHYKEDLRFALETARQAEKHAKNNGRDLVAITVCRRSGEHTVALCPWPFLDILQGWISAFTPSQESPAGASDRWARHLYRDLPVLKGLPVDAMKAEIRRQVDRAEESTRKRLSPEAPKKAGAKIVEQLELFGSLWDQRSRSLPKAGATPGASAGRNGQLLENFLTLCQTASFLARRRDE
- the moaC gene encoding cyclic pyranopterin monophosphate synthase MoaC, whose product is MTGDSSVQRENLESQKRPSHWADGRANMVNVSHKPESLRRALAEARVRVSPELAAIIQSQSLFKGDLFTVASLAGIQAAKRTGELIPLCHNLPLDWVDVRVELRDLTVVIEAEVHTTGRTGVEMEALTAAAVAALAVIDMGKSVDRGMVIESVRLLEKSGGQHGDYRAPDRREEDAK
- the cmr3 gene encoding type III-B CRISPR module-associated protein Cmr3 — protein: MSRQLKHLGALLEPLDVLFFRDGRPFAAATRGSSGLPTPQTTAGAIWASLLRAMGCNFDKIRDVYIRAAENHRLEESDYQAVWRQGLQEAGAPEWFFSMTIRGPWLVRRRGGDRKDPSDDKPDPAHWELLFPMPATVFSFKKSELAERPEIWLGQPLSRNQTLPGWKPPRAGMRPIWVSTREDVETCKGFLTAAGMQKFLQSKPSQNFNKEDFVSESELFGHDNRTGIGINPQRLTSEEHQIYAASFLALKQEVAFYVELHLPPEGESVWKSVSFLRWGGEGKQVAVKHFDKPLEFPRAVPQNGQKPLLVLTTPGIFEDGWYPRCLAGELVAAAVPGEVAVSGWDLVRRGPKPTRFAASAGSVYFLERLPETLSDPLSDKPLDQQQGWGCFLQGVWNDV
- the cmr4 gene encoding type III-B CRISPR module RAMP protein Cmr4 — protein: MSDATKTTTQGALLFIHAQTALHPGSGTALGTVDLPVQRERHTGWPNIAGSALKGVLRDACREKIHQATGQPRKVVNEEHPDIVTIFGPGKVDESSAHAGALTVSDARILAYPVRSLRGVFAWVTCRGVLERLCRDLALIGMPLPSLPTTWPAEHKALVPTNSPLMVGQSNQATVVLEEFDYKVIGPSDGVAEWLANHAVADKFAQERMKSHLVVLSDDDFTHFVRNATEIVARIALDYERKTVKEGALFYQEFLPAETLMYSVLLANSSRNERASMDAAEVLGKVRQCLEDVRVLQIGGDETTGKGLCAVHVLQQ
- a CDS encoding MogA/MoaB family molybdenum cofactor biosynthesis protein, which codes for MITPFRVAVLTCSDRCSRGESEDRSGPALVQFVREKWSAEVLAAACLPDDADLICRQILTWAEGAPPPDLILTTGGTGLGPRDVTPEATRRILDRPWPAILELARLRCLPQTPLAYLSRGEAGVVRRSLVINLPGSPRGALETLAAIADVIPHAIAMLHGEGHEQRAHGDPR
- a CDS encoding molybdopterin molybdotransferase MoeA; the protein is MSTNRERTDTASPGETVARWADSLSPVEAEEVELSEAVGRVLAVPLVADRDSPPLDVSAMDGYAVRWEDLQNRPAVLPVIGEARIGQPPLELAPHSAIRIVTGAPVPKGADTVLRREWVREHGTHIEVPAELGVSRGQDIRFQGENISAGQTVVPEGTLVTAPILGACAGFGHSRVRVFRRVRVALLVTGNELVAVDDTVQPWQLHDSNSWSLRGLLSMVPFLELRLLQHIPDDLDQMVAALTGALDQVDLVLMTGGVSMGDTDFVRPALEKIGATIVFHKLPIRPGKPLLGAMCHDRPVMGLPGNPVSVLVTACRFAGMVLRRLGGISRWQPRPTLVEVNDPEVSNPTLWLYRPVRLVEQAVAEFLPTRGSGDLVSAARSDGFVEIPPNTVGTGLRHYFPWSLL
- a CDS encoding molybdenum cofactor biosynthesis protein MoaE, which translates into the protein MTVRVAICDGPLAETARIQTTGDDGAVVVFEGIVRRLEEGRPISGLTYEVYSPMAENLLKELAQSLIRDFGVTTVVVEHSRGFVPVGQCSFRLVVSGCHRQEVFRASQWFIDRLKEDVPIWKKPVPEDTTADEAG
- the cmr5 gene encoding type III-B CRISPR module-associated protein Cmr5; translation: MANATKPEKKTLDQRRAEHAWQAVQAVNPNKKDQEAKKKFEEFCRQAKKLPVRIIASGLGQALAFLKAKNYAPKLLVALGDWVLDKRINPDSKKPEPDDMALLKAVVEGDAEFLRWATDEVLAYLQWLVRFADAEGSEGSATTD
- the mobA gene encoding molybdenum cofactor guanylyltransferase — its product is MVDRIPVYILAGGKSRRFGSDKALATLAGEPLLVRLARMVTPFATSVTVVADRPGKYSSLGLRTIGDLSPGQGPLGGLITALDDLREPWMLLLSCDLVLVKASWIDRLMSARRANSLAVAFHHDVWEPLCALYSRDIRPRVQEAITAGRWSLQELLAAVPAVSVALPPDWPPIVQINTPDDFRRAEEWLKMARQPEA